The DNA segment TGCATGCCGTGATCGAGCGTCATCAGCGCGGCAGCCGCCGTCAGCAGCTTCGTCGTCGAAGCGGGAGTCAGCGCCTCCGTTCCGTCCTTCTCCCACAACACCGTCTTGGTCTGCGGATCGATGACCGCGCCGGTCAGTTTCCCCAGCGCCGAGGCACTCGCGGGTCCTTGAAGCGTCTCCGCGATGCCGGAGAGGCTCGGCTCGGGGGCCGATTCGTCGGGACCCGCGAGCTGGAGGCTCACCGGGAGCGGCGAGGGAGGATCACCTTTCGGCGCATTGGGAGCCCATGGCAACCCGAGCCGGTTGGAGACGTACGGCAGAGCCAGCGTGACGCCGACGGCGATCACGACGAGCACGGCGACACCGCTGAAAACGAGCCGTTTGCGCCTGCCGCCCTGTTTCGGTTCGGGCGCCTCGGTCGCGCTGGCCGGTGGCTCGCCAGGCGGAGTCTGGTCGCCGTCCTGCTGCCCCTCCTGTGCCTGGCTTTCCGGTTCCTGCTCGTCGGCCGGTTCGATGCGCACCGGCTGCACCTGCGCACCAGCAGGCATGATCTCGACCCTGCGCGGCGGCTGGCCCTGCTGCTGTGGATCGTGCTGCTGGGGTTGCTGCTGTTGCTGAGGACCTGGCCTAGGGAATTGTGGCTGCTGGGCCTGCGGTCCCGGCCACGCGGGCTGTGCTGGCTGCGCTGGTTGAGGAGGCTGGGCACCCCGGTTCTGCGCCTGGTTCGGCCACTGAACCTGCTGAGGCCGCGGCCCTTGCCCCGCGCGCGGCGGACTCTGCGGGCTCTGCGGATTCTGCGGGCTCGGCGGGGCCCGATGCGGCTCGAAAAGGGAACGGCCCTGCTGTCCTTGCGCAGGCTGTTGAGGCCGCTGATCAGGTGCCGGGGCGGGCTGCCCAGCCTGCGAGGATCCGCCGGTTCGCGTGGGAGGCCGCGCGTCGTCCGGTTTCTCGACCCACAGGGTCGGCTGCTCGGAAAGCGTGACCTTGGGCACAGCGACCTCGTGTGTCGGCCCATCCGAGCCGCTGTTTCCCATGTCGTGGTCACTCGACGGCCACGCGGGTGTTTCGTCGTTACCCGGCACGCACTCCTCCTCGCAGCTGGAAAGGGCCGACGTCACACTTGCACACCATCAGTGCCGCACCCACCGAATACGTGGTCCACACTAGTGAGGACAGAACATGAACGATGTGAGCCGCTCGGACGCGGCGCCACGAACGAGCAGCGAGGACGCCGTGGAGTTCGACGTCACGATCGAAATCCCCCGAGGGGAACGCAACAAATACGAGGTGGACCACAAGACGGGGCGGATCAAGCTCGATCGCACCCTGTTCACGGCCACGCAGTATCCGGCCGATTACGGGTTCATCGACGACACGCTCGGGCAGGACGGCGATCCGCTTGACGTTCTCGTCCTGGTGCAGGAGCCCACATTCCCCGGCTGCCTCATTCGCTGTAGGGCGATCGGCATGTTCAGGATGACGGACGAGAAGGGGCCGGACGACAAGGTCCTCGCCGTTCCTTCCGACGACCCGCGGCTTGAGCACCTGCGCGACATCCACCACCTGAACGAGTTCCACAGGCTGGAGATCGAGCACTTCTTCCAGGTGTACAAGGACCTCGAACCGGCAAAGAGTGTCGAGGGCTCCTCGTGGGCAGGCCGCACGGAAGCCGAGGACGAGATCAAGCGCTCCTACGCCAGGGAAACCGATCGCCTGGAGAAGGAAGCCGCCGGCAACGGCGAACACTGAGTCGTACCACGACGTGAAAGGGCCTGTTCCCGATGGGAACAGGCCCTTTTCGCTTTCCTACTACGCTTCGAGGTAACCGGGAATCGGGTATCCGGCGAGCAGTTCGCGCACCTCGGCCGCGATCGTGCCAAGCGCGGCCTCGTCCTCGGCCGCCGCGGCCGAAACGGTCCTCGCGATCCACTCGGCGATCTGCGGCTGGTGCTCGGGACGAAGGCCCCTCGTGGTGATGGCGCCGGTGCCGAGCCTGATGCCGGAAGGATCGAACGGCTTGCGGGGGTCGAACGGCACGGTGTTGTAGTTCAGCTCGATACCGGCCTTGTCGAGCGCCTTCGCGGCAGGCTTGCCTCCGATGTTCTTGGTGGTGAGGTCGACGAGCAGCAGGTGGTTGTCCGTGCCACCGGACACCAGGTCGAAACCGCGCTCGATCAACGCTTCCGCGAGCGCCTTCGCGTTGGCGACGATGGCGTGCGCGTACTCGCGGAACTCCGGCTTGGCCGCCTCACCGAGCGCGACGGCGATCGCGGCCGTCGTGTGGTTGTGCGGGCCACCTTGCAGGCCGGGGAACACGGCCTTGTCGATGGCTTTGGCGTGGTCGGCATCGGTGAGGATCATCGCGCCACGGGGTCCGCGAAGTGTCTTGTGCGTCGTCGTCGTGATCACCTGCGCGTGGCCGACCGGCGAAGGGTGCGCTCCACCGGCGACGAGACCCGCGATGTGGGCGATGTCGGCGACCAGCACCGCGTCGATCTCACGGGCGATTTCGGCGAAGGCGGGGAAGTCGATGGTGCGCGGGATGGCGGTGCCGCCCGCGAAGATCAGCTTCGGCCGGTGCTCACGGGCGAGGTCACGAACCTGGTCGAGGTCGACCCTTCCGGTCTCCTTGCGAACCCCGTAGCGCACGGGCGTGAACCACTTGCCGGTAGCGGAAACCGACCAGCCGTGGGTCAGGTGACCGCCGTCGGGCAGTGCCATGCCGAGCACGGGATCGCCAGGCTTGGCGAAGGCGAGGTAGGCGGCGAGGTTCGCGGGAGAACCCGAGTAGGACTGCACGTTGGCGTGCTCGGCGCCGAAGAGGGCCTTCGCCCTTTCGATCGCCAGCGTCTCGACGGGGTCGACGATCTGCTGGCCCTCGTAGTAGCGCTTGCCCGCGTAGCCCTCCGAGTACTTGTTGGTGAGTACCGTTCCCGTCGCTTCGAGTACCGCC comes from the Prauserella marina genome and includes:
- the glyA gene encoding serine hydroxymethyltransferase — encoded protein: MTHQPAIPSLTAADPEIAGLIEQEAARQHDKIRLIASENYVSQAVLEATGTVLTNKYSEGYAGKRYYEGQQIVDPVETLAIERAKALFGAEHANVQSYSGSPANLAAYLAFAKPGDPVLGMALPDGGHLTHGWSVSATGKWFTPVRYGVRKETGRVDLDQVRDLAREHRPKLIFAGGTAIPRTIDFPAFAEIAREIDAVLVADIAHIAGLVAGGAHPSPVGHAQVITTTTHKTLRGPRGAMILTDADHAKAIDKAVFPGLQGGPHNHTTAAIAVALGEAAKPEFREYAHAIVANAKALAEALIERGFDLVSGGTDNHLLLVDLTTKNIGGKPAAKALDKAGIELNYNTVPFDPRKPFDPSGIRLGTGAITTRGLRPEHQPQIAEWIARTVSAAAAEDEAALGTIAAEVRELLAGYPIPGYLEA
- a CDS encoding inorganic diphosphatase, whose amino-acid sequence is MEFDVTIEIPRGERNKYEVDHKTGRIKLDRTLFTATQYPADYGFIDDTLGQDGDPLDVLVLVQEPTFPGCLIRCRAIGMFRMTDEKGPDDKVLAVPSDDPRLEHLRDIHHLNEFHRLEIEHFFQVYKDLEPAKSVEGSSWAGRTEAEDEIKRSYARETDRLEKEAAGNGEH
- the dacB gene encoding D-alanyl-D-alanine carboxypeptidase/D-alanyl-D-alanine endopeptidase, producing the protein MPGNDETPAWPSSDHDMGNSGSDGPTHEVAVPKVTLSEQPTLWVEKPDDARPPTRTGGSSQAGQPAPAPDQRPQQPAQGQQGRSLFEPHRAPPSPQNPQSPQSPPRAGQGPRPQQVQWPNQAQNRGAQPPQPAQPAQPAWPGPQAQQPQFPRPGPQQQQQPQQHDPQQQGQPPRRVEIMPAGAQVQPVRIEPADEQEPESQAQEGQQDGDQTPPGEPPASATEAPEPKQGGRRKRLVFSGVAVLVVIAVGVTLALPYVSNRLGLPWAPNAPKGDPPSPLPVSLQLAGPDESAPEPSLSGIAETLQGPASASALGKLTGAVIDPQTKTVLWEKDGTEALTPASTTKLLTAAAALMTLDHGMQLSTKVVEGSEPGTVVLVAGGDVTLSSLPTGENSIFPGAAHLDDLVEQVREATGGSVGNVQLDLSLFSGEGTAPGWAPEDVPSTYMAEVQPAMLDGGRSVATDDKSPGVADPAGRLASELAGRLGATVAAEPTTTAPQGAKVLGEVKSAPLTELVDQLLISSDNLLAEAVARQVAIAEGKEPSFAGAAEATEEVLARNGFDMSAVELSDGSGLSTLNKVPAKVLGDLLSLAADPSGQDPNTSKLRPMLGGLPVAGGSGTLSSRYTEGQAVEGRGWVRGKTGTLDGVNTLAGVVLDADGRVLVFALMSAGGAIEPARGALDDIAAALRGCGCR